Genomic DNA from Setaria italica strain Yugu1 chromosome V, Setaria_italica_v2.0, whole genome shotgun sequence:
CGCTTCCCGGAGAAGGCCATCCAGCGCGAGCGCGGCGTCATCCTCCGTGAGATGGAGGAGGTGAGCTTGTTCCACCTATTTGCTGTGCTGTGCCTTTCTTGCCCTACACCTCGATTCCTCCCTTTACCAAAAGGGGCAAGCTCTAGTGATGCTTAGCGATATTCTCGTCCCAATTGCTAATTGGACATTTGACCATTGTCGTAAGAGTAAAGGTGAAAACTTGAGATGCTTGATTGGTTTTTGAACTAAAAGTGGAGGCCACATTCTTTTACTGCACATTGGGCAGGGATGGTGCTGTATAAAATTTGGGTACTGATCGATACTAATTTGGCCTTGCAATTGGTATCTGCTGTACCACTTCAAGCTGCATCTGATGGCTTTAGGTTCCCTTACTCTGAACATGGATTTATACTATACATGTGGAAGGTGCCGCCTGTGGGCTGTGTAGATCTATAATGTTCTGACTGTTAGTTTTGCCTGTAAGGTAGAACACTTTTAGTGGTGTAACGCAATGATGAGCTTTAGCACTAATGGTATAGGTGCTGTTCTGGGCGATATCCAGATAATATTTGTGTTATGGCAGTATGTATGAAAACCAAAATTTTTAAATATGTCTCATTGCTGGTTTCCCTTGTAGCATCAGCCTTTCCATGATTATAATGGTGAAGGATGCTTGTTGTGGTTGATTGCTCTTGCTACAAAGGTAGAACATTTATTGCCAAATGTGGATGCCTGATGCTTGTTTATGGATAAACAGGTACAAGGTATGATGGAAGAGGTGATATTTGATCACTTGCATGCAGCAGCATTCCAAGGCCATCCATTAGGGGACACAATATTAGGTCCAGAAGAAAACATTAGATCAATCTCAAAGAAAGATTTGGAGCAGTATATCTCAACTCATTATACCTGTCCTAGAATGGTATTTCTATCTCACAAATCTGAAAGTTTGTAGAAATTGGTTATCTTGAGAAAATTAATTAACTTGTAAATTTTTTATTCTGCTGGCTGGTTTAGGTTGTATCTGCCGCAGGAAGTGTCAGTCATGATGAGGTTGTTGATCGAGTGAAAGATTTATTTACAGAATTCTCCACTGATCCTACTACTGCTGATCAGCTTGTCGAAGCAATCCCAGCTATTTTTACCGGGTCAGAGGTCTGGCTTCAGTTCACTTCACACAGAATCGTATTTTAACAATTTGCTAGGCCATTTCAAATGATCTTTGATTTAGTTTTTTCACTCAACTGATTTTTAGCTTTTGTAGGTTCGTGTGGAAAATGAGGAGATGCCTCTAGCACATGTTGCAATTGCTTTCAAGGGTAGTTCATGGACTGACCCTAAATCCATTCCCCTTATGGTGATCCAAAGCATATTGGGATCCTGGAACAGGAGTGTTGGGGTTGGGAACTGCTCAGGGTATGAAATCTCCTTTGATAGTGTACATTTTGATTGTCAGCAATTTGCTTTCTTTAGTGTATGAGTTCCAAATTTGTTGCTTCAATCTGATGTTACTTATTGAAACTGCAAGGTCTTCTTTAGCTCGTGGTATCAGCAACGGTAACTTAGCTGAGAGCCTGATGGCGTTCAACACTAATTATCGGGACATAGGAATATTTGGCGTTTATGCTATTGCTCCGGTAATGTTAATTATTCAGCCGTCTTGGTTTGTTCTGATTCAAGCATACAATCTCCTATCTTCTCCTTTTATCTTACATCAGATGGATCTATAAACTACTCATAGACAATCACTTGTATTTGCACTACACAGAGTTGCTTCGAAGTTAGTAGTGATCATTCAGCTATACAACAACTGAACAAATAATATGGATTGGATGGAAATATTGCTTGTTACAATGTTCTCTTACAATTTGCAAAATTGTATTACAGCCTGATACCCTGCATGACTTGTCACGGTTAATAATGGCGGAGCTTAGAAGACTTGCATTCCATGTGTCAGAAGAGGAGGTTGCTCGTGCCCGTAATCAGGTAGATGGTTCTGTCCTCAGCTTCCTACATTGTGTACATTTTAGCTGTTAATATCTTGCTTTAGTAATTGATGTTTGTTGAAGGCAAAAGTGCATGGGTGGCACTTTGGTCAATAGCTAGTAGAGAAAAGAGGTGATTTTCAGAATGTGGGCTATTAGGAGCCTGCATGGGCTCCTAATGATACACTGGTATGGTGAAACTAAATACCAATAAGTATATACATTTATATTTCAGAGATATACGAATAACTATAGATTAAATCACGAGTGTAAATATCTGAACAAAAACTATTCAATATGCCCTTTTCATTTGTCTCATCTGAACTCTACTAGAGGAAGGTATTCATCCCTAGATTGCATCAAAATTCAGTTGATCGGACCTAAATTGTGTAAAAAATAAGCCCCCAATCACATTAAAATCAGCCCCCAATCATGTGTTCAGCAATCACCACCAGTCTCCAGGGGCCAGGGATGCTGTGTGAGCTCCTCTAAATGTGGGCTATTAGGAGCCTGCATGGGCTCAAGGCAGTTTCAGGTTTTGCTGTCACCCAGCAGCGGTGCAAGTTCCTGGTGGTGGCATGGGCTCCAGATGGCAGCGCACCTGCTAGGTAGTGCCAGCAGGTGGCAGCACAGTGCAGCGTCACAGGTGAGGGGTGAGGATGGGAGCGATAACCTGTGTGGCTGTGTGTTCTGCTTGCTGGGCCTGCCATATCCTGCTGCATTGCTGAGTACTGTCTAGATAACCAATACTCCCTGATACCATATTCCCGTATCTGATATGGGGACGTCATGGTTCCTCATGTATGGTGATCCAGTTATACAAGATCTAGTAAGCACATGTTCTCCTTTTTTGATGTGTTACTGACCTATGTGGTCTTCGTGAATCATGACAGTGGGTATGTTCTCTTCTAGGAAAAAATGCTACATGTTCAAAAAGAGAACGTTCCCTTCCATTAAATTACACTGGCAGTTTTTGCATAATGATCCCTATGATATTGGGTTAATTGTTGCATTAAGTATGGTGTATCCTCGTGACATGTTCACATATATGCTCCCCTAAATTTTAGTGAAGTGTAAACCATTTTTTACCTCATGCATACATCAACCTGCAACTTGGTAGAGCTGGTTTTCATTAGTGGAACCTGATAAATATTTGAGAACTAACATTATGTCTTATGACAGCTGAAATCATCTCTATTACTTCATGTTGATGGATCCACAGCAGTTTCTGAGAATAATGGTCGCCAGGTATTCTATATTAAGCAATCACCATAGAAGCTATTTCTCTGGGTCCTGATTAATAAGCATTGTCGTCAACTGCTCATGCAGATGCTAACTTATGGGCGAGTAATGCCATTCCTAGAACTTTTTGCACGCATAGATGCTGTTGACTGTGCTACAATAATGGAAACCGCCAAGGAGCACATAATTGATAAGGTAAATCTCCAAAGTTAGTGGCCATGCTACTATAGAGTAATacagtattttttttaagtatTTGAGCTATCTGAGGCTTCGTGAAATGAAATGACTGTTTCGGCAATTTCCAGGATATTGCTCTGGCTGCTGTGGGACCAATCTCGAATTTGCCAGAGCTTAGTTGGTTTCGCTCAGAGACATGTTCTGATGATGAATTTACTCGAAGAATATTCTTTGGGAACGCACAAAATAATTGAAGCTGCGGTTCTGTGAACTGTGATAGTGTTGTTGTACCACTAGCTAGGTCATTCCAAGAAATTACCGATTGATAGATAGCATCAGGCATTTCAGTTATTTGTTAGatattctcttcttttttgtGCTTGTACTACACTTCGTTGATGCTAAATGTGGAAATAACTTTCTTTTTTGTTGTGCTCTCTACCGATGAATTCGCTGGGTCCACGATTTATTTGTGAATCGTGTCTGGGATGAAGCATCTTGAAATGATAATACTGGCAAGAGAGTGACAATGAACCTACTCTTTACAGAAAATGCCTGAAGTTCGTATTTTTACCGTTTTCCCTCTCTATTTCACTTATATTTCTTTGCTGTGCAAACCTCGTCGACGGTTTTTTAGGCTTAGGGAGTCTACTTCAGTTACTTGTCTTACCTATTGGTGTGAGGTCAGGAATTTGGAGTCTGCATCACACAACCTTCAGCATAAATTGATTTTTTATGGAGACAgacgagtatcatgccattgcaTCAGAGTTTGGCGAAGAGTAGAAAATCACCTAGTCACCTAACGAGACCTGAGCACAATGTCCTAATAAGTAATGCGGACGTTTTGACTCCTGTAGATTCCAATTAGCATTCTATTTGCAATTGCGATCCTACGCTGTATCTGTATGGATCTCTCTAAAACAGAACACAGCGTCTGCAATTCTGTGTGCACTATGCAGTATTGGCATTTGATGGCTGTTGCGGTGAGTCACAGATGAGGCAGGCCCAGGGAGCCAGCCAAAGGGCAGTGCAGCCAGTGTGGAACGACACAACCAGCACCCAGCAGTTCACCGGAGGCCGAGAGGGATGGAAATGGAGACACGGCCGGAGGAAAAAGGCCGCATGAGAACAAACACCCGTTTTCCTTTTCCATTGAATCCACAGGTCAGAGACGCAGCGCTACGGCTTTATTCTGTTGTTTTCGGCCAGACTGAGTGACTGACTGATGCTCAGGCTCAGATATGCAGGAACCTGAAATATGCATCAGTGAGCAACTCAGCGACAAGTGGTGAATCCTGAACGCAAATCACCATGACAGTTCATGCAAATGCAGAGTGCACCAGCCCGGCGCTGCCAGAATTTCCCTTGGGTTTGGGGTCCTCCGACGGTGTGCAAATGGGCTCACGCCGGCCGCACGCGTTCCCGCGGAGGCGCCACGCCCCGCGCGCTCCTCCCGCGCACGCCCATTAATCCCTCACGCACCTGGCCGGTGCACCATCAACTCCCCCTCCCGCTGCTGCCCTTACTGCTACATACGCCTACGCGCCGTCCGCCGAGGCCGAGCCGCTCCCCCGCTCCACGCGCCCGCGATTCTTGCACTGCCCTCTTGCTCTCCGGCTCAAGCATTGCAACAAATTTGCAATGGCGGCGTCGCGCGTGCTCCTCTTGATGTTGGCGCTCGCCGCGGGCTGCGACTCCGGCTCCACCCCTGCCCCgagccccgacgccgccgcgctgctcgcgTTCAAGTCGGTGTGCTCGGAccgcgccgcggcgctcgcCTCCTGGGCGGAGTCCTCCGACCCCTGCGCCGGCAAGTGGCGCGGCGTCACGTGCCAGCGGCCGTCGCCGATGCCGTCGCCATCCTCCTCCACGCTCCGCGTTCGCCGCGTCGTCCTCGAGGGCCTGCAGCTCGGCGGGCACGCCgcggcgctggagctgctcGCGGACCTCCCCGTGCTCTCGTCCCTCAGCCTCAAGAACAACACCTTCACGGGCGCGCTCCACGGCGTCGACTTCTCCCGCCTGGCGCCGCACCTCAAGCTCCTCTACCTCTCCGGTAACGGCTTCTCGGGTCGGTTCCCCGACTCCGTCCTGCGTCTTCGCCACCTGCGCCGCCTCGATCTCTCGGGCAACCGGCTCGCGGGAACGATCCCGCCGGAGATCGGCGGCCGCCTCCGTGCTCTCCTGACGCTGAACCTCGCGCACAATTCGTTCGTCGGCCCCGTGCCAGTCTCGCTGGAAGAAATGGCCATGCTCGCCGAGCTCAACGTCTCCGGCAACCACCTCGAGGGGCGGAtccccggccgcctcgccgcTGCCTTCCCTTCGTCGTCGTTCGCGGGCAATCCCGGCCTCTGTGGCGCGCCGCTGGCGCAACGATGCAGTGGACCACAGCAGATCGTGTACAGCAACGGCAGCGGCGAGGCGTCGGACGATGGATCGAGGGCGGCGAGGGGGAAGAGCCATGACCGGTGGATGGTCGTGATGATCATGTcagcggtgggcgcggcggtCGCGTCGCTGGTCGCGGCGGCACTGTGCGCCGTGCTTCTGCTGAAGAACAGGAAACCGACTACGAGAAGGCCGCGACGCGCCGTCTCGGCGTCCGCCAACTCGGTGGTGGCACGGGAGGAGACGGTGCGCTTCGACGGGTGCTGCGTGGAGTTCGACGTGGCCACGCTCATGCAGGGCGCCGCTGAGATGCTCGGGAAAGGCGCCACGGCGACGACGTACCGCGTGGTCATGAGAGGAAGCAACGACGCGAgcgacgacggcgtcgacgaGGCCCAgggcgaggtggtggtggtgaagaggatgaggaggagggagggcgcGTCCCGCGAGGACgagaggcggcggagggagctGGCGAGGGAGATGGGCACGTGGCGGCACGCCAACATCGTCGGCCTGCGCGCGTTCTACGCGTCCGCCGAGGAGCTGCTCCTCGTCTTCGATTACATCCCCAACGGCAGCCTCCACAGCCTCCTGCACGGTGAGCAGCTAAATTTTGAGTCACATTATTTGTAAATGAAATTCGGGCGTGTCACCTGTGCACAAAATTTGGTCTCTTTTTGTACAGAGAACCGAGGACCCGCAAGAGTTCCTCTGGACTGGCAGACCCGGCTGAAGCTGGCGCAGGACGCGGCGCACGGGCTGGCCTACCTCCACGGCGTGTCCGGCGGCAACCTCTCCCATCGGCACCTCACCTCCTCGAACATCCTCGTCGACGGCAGCGGCAACGCCCGCGTCTCCGACTTCGCGCTCCTCCAGCTGctggctccggcgccggcgggggagcTCCAGCAGAAGCAGGACGTGCACGGCTTCGGCGTCATCCTGCTGGAGATCCTGacggggcggcggcagccgtcgcccgaggacggcggcggcgcccaggacCTGCCGCGGTGGGCTCGGGCGGTGGTGCGGGAGGAGTGGACGTCGGAGGTGTTCGACGTGGAGCTGCTGCGGGGCAAGGGCGCCGAGGACGAGATGGTGGCGCTCCTGCAGGTGGCGCTGCTCTGCGTCGCGGAGGAGCCCAGGGAGCGGCCGAGGATGGCGGTGGTGGCCAAGATGATCGAGGACATCAGGGACAGGGGGAGCAAGCGGAGCAACAAGTACTCGGCGTCCCCGTCGCAGGCGGGGCACTCGTACGAGTCGTCTCCCTGCGTGTCCGAGGACACCACAAGGTCCACCCCTGCGTCAAGCTCCTGACTCATCAGTCGCCTGTGGTGTTGGTGTAGTAGCGTAGCAGTAGCATCGTTGCCCTCGAACTCGACAAGGATGACgcgaggggaaaaaaaaggaacattgTAAAATCAGAGTAGCGACGAACAACCTGAAAGGCAGTTTGCACCAAACAGGTGGTGTACTGCTACTGTCGAATTTAAGATTTTAGACCTCCCATTAGCTGATGAAGTCTGCTACGTTGACATGGCACTGTCGGGGCCACTTGCCTTTCGTTTCCT
This window encodes:
- the LOC101784602 gene encoding probable mitochondrial-processing peptidase subunit beta, mitochondrial; the encoded protein is MSALASAARSRRRLIPYLHRLLHSGPAAAASPSPSTSRFLRHSSPVPRTPDHSPYLRFPDVRVSTLPSGLRVVTQAFPAATRMASVGVWVDAGSRFELPGTNGTAHFLEHMAFKGTGRRPNAQALEVEIEDMGARLNAYTSREQTTFFADVQARHVPVALDVLSDILQHPRFPEKAIQRERGVILREMEEVQGMMEEVIFDHLHAAAFQGHPLGDTILGPEENIRSISKKDLEQYISTHYTCPRMVVSAAGSVSHDEVVDRVKDLFTEFSTDPTTADQLVEAIPAIFTGSEVRVENEEMPLAHVAIAFKGSSWTDPKSIPLMVIQSILGSWNRSVGVGNCSGSSLARGISNGNLAESLMAFNTNYRDIGIFGVYAIAPPDTLHDLSRLIMAELRRLAFHVSEEEVARARNQLKSSLLLHVDGSTAVSENNGRQMLTYGRVMPFLELFARIDAVDCATIMETAKEHIIDKDIALAAVGPISNLPELSWFRSETCSDDEFTRRIFFGNAQNN
- the LOC101784204 gene encoding probable leucine-rich repeat receptor-like protein kinase At1g68400, with amino-acid sequence MAASRVLLLMLALAAGCDSGSTPAPSPDAAALLAFKSVCSDRAAALASWAESSDPCAGKWRGVTCQRPSPMPSPSSSTLRVRRVVLEGLQLGGHAAALELLADLPVLSSLSLKNNTFTGALHGVDFSRLAPHLKLLYLSGNGFSGRFPDSVLRLRHLRRLDLSGNRLAGTIPPEIGGRLRALLTLNLAHNSFVGPVPVSLEEMAMLAELNVSGNHLEGRIPGRLAAAFPSSSFAGNPGLCGAPLAQRCSGPQQIVYSNGSGEASDDGSRAARGKSHDRWMVVMIMSAVGAAVASLVAAALCAVLLLKNRKPTTRRPRRAVSASANSVVAREETVRFDGCCVEFDVATLMQGAAEMLGKGATATTYRVVMRGSNDASDDGVDEAQGEVVVVKRMRRREGASREDERRRRELAREMGTWRHANIVGLRAFYASAEELLLVFDYIPNGSLHSLLHENRGPARVPLDWQTRLKLAQDAAHGLAYLHGVSGGNLSHRHLTSSNILVDGSGNARVSDFALLQLLAPAPAGELQQKQDVHGFGVILLEILTGRRQPSPEDGGGAQDLPRWARAVVREEWTSEVFDVELLRGKGAEDEMVALLQVALLCVAEEPRERPRMAVVAKMIEDIRDRGSKRSNKYSASPSQAGHSYESSPCVSEDTTRSTPASSS